The nucleotide window AGCCCGCTCGCCGCGACGACAGCACCCGGAATCTTGGCCATGGCCACACCTTCCATTTCCACTGGAAATTCTTAGGGTGAGGCTAACTCCCGGCGCTCGACGTGTTCATACCAGGTCCGGGTCGGTGATCTGTTCGGCGTAGTACGTGGCGAGCGGCTGCGGCCCCACGTACTGCTGGCACGCGCACGGCCGCGACTCGTAACTGAGCGGCTTGCGCTCCCGGTCCCACGCCGCGGGCACCTCCACCGTCTCGTGGCACCTGCCCTGCTTGTCGTGTTTCGCCAGGTGATGCGTACAGCCGCACACCGGCTCCGGAGCCTTCCCCGCCGCCTCGATCTCCGCCCTCCTGCGCTCCTCGAACGCCAACCGCTCCATCCGCCTGCTGTGCCGGGTCCGCAACGCCCCGCGCACCCACCCACCCCCCATCACGGCCACCCACACAACCGCCCACCACGGCACCCCCGAGACATGCATCCCCGTTCCCCCGTCTTCCCCGCTGTTGTGTTCTCCCTGTGGTCAGTGCAGTATCGCAGCGGCTTCCCCGTCAGCGGAGCCCCCCGCCCCGCACCGCCGCGACGAACGCGTCCCACGCCTGACGGCTGAAGGTGAGGACGGGGCCGTTCGGGTCCTTGGAGTCCCGGACGGCCACCGGGCCGTGGCTGTCGGCCACTTCGACACAGTTACCGCCGGTGCCGTTGCTGTAGGAGGACTTGAACCAGGTCACTGTGGCTTCGGAGGGCGAGGTGGAGGTGCGCATCACGGCTCCTGCTGGGCGGCGCTTCAGCTCAGTGTGTCTTCCCGGATGGCGTCCAGGAAGTCGGCCCATGCTCCCGGCGCGAACGTGAGCACAGGGCCTTCGGGGTCCTTGGAGTCTCGGACGGCCATCCCCTCCGTGAGGACGGCGGCCTCGACGCATTCGGTACCGGATCCGCCGCTGTAGGAGGACTTGAACCAGGTGGTGGTGGCTTCGGAGGAAGAGGTTGGGCGGCGCATCACAACTCCCGCTCGGCTTGTCGGATCAGGGTGATGGATGATTCGGGATCGAGTGCCCGCGCTTTGAGGTAGATGAAGGCGCGTCGGTAGCGATCCAACTCCGCCTCCGTCTCAAGGAACAGCGCTCCGGCGAGGGTGTCGAGGTAGACGACATCCAGCGACGGCTCGGCTCCGCCGAGGACCACGAAGCTACCGCTGGCCGACGCGTGCGCGCCAGTGGAGAACGGCAAGACCTGAACGGTGACGTGCGGACTGTCCGCGCACGCCGACAGGTGGGCCAACTGCTCGCGCATGACCCCGCCACCACCTACAACTCGGCGGATCACGGACTCGTCCAGAACGGCCCAGATGTGAGGCGGTCGCGGTCTCCTGAACAGCTCTTGGCGTCTCATGCGGATGCCGACCATGCGCTCCACTTCCGCGTCCGGCACGCTTCTCTCCGACGCGCGGTGCACCGCCTCGGCATAGCGTCGGGTCTGGAGCAGGCCGGGGACGTACATGGTGGCGAACTGATCCTCACGCGTGGCTTCGTTTTCCAGGGTGAGCATGAGGTTCATCCACTCCGGGATGGTGTCGGTGTACGGGGTCCACCAGCCTTGCAGCTTCGCGTCCTTCGCCATCTGGACGATGGCTGTGCGTTCCGCCTCGCTCGCTCCGTACTCACGGCACAGGGCGTCAACGACGAGCCACTTCACCGGGCCCTCAGTCGTCTCGTAGCGGC belongs to Streptantibioticus cattleyicolor NRRL 8057 = DSM 46488 and includes:
- a CDS encoding DUF397 domain-containing protein codes for the protein MRTSTSPSEATVTWFKSSYSNGTGGNCVEVADSHGPVAVRDSKDPNGPVLTFSRQAWDAFVAAVRGGGLR
- a CDS encoding DUF397 domain-containing protein produces the protein MRRPTSSSEATTTWFKSSYSGGSGTECVEAAVLTEGMAVRDSKDPEGPVLTFAPGAWADFLDAIREDTLS
- a CDS encoding helix-turn-helix domain-containing protein, producing MRNGPTTRRRQLGATMRKLRTRKGMTLEEAGRLVGVSKATVSRYETTEGPVKWLVVDALCREYGASEAERTAIVQMAKDAKLQGWWTPYTDTIPEWMNLMLTLENEATREDQFATMYVPGLLQTRRYAEAVHRASERSVPDAEVERMVGIRMRRQELFRRPRPPHIWAVLDESVIRRVVGGGGVMREQLAHLSACADSPHVTVQVLPFSTGAHASASGSFVVLGGAEPSLDVVYLDTLAGALFLETEAELDRYRRAFIYLKARALDPESSITLIRQAEREL